The Columba livia isolate bColLiv1 breed racing homer chromosome W, bColLiv1.pat.W.v2, whole genome shotgun sequence genome window below encodes:
- the LOC135577184 gene encoding phosphatidylinositol 3-kinase regulatory subunit alpha-like isoform X4: MKRTAIEAFNETIKIFEEQCQTQERYSKEYIEKFKWEGNEKEIQRIMQNCEKLKSRISEIVDSRCRLEEDLKKQAAEYREIDKRMNSIKPDLIQLRKTRDQYLMWLTQKGVRQKKLNEWLRNENTVE, from the exons ATGAAAAGAACAGCTATTGAAGCATTtaatgaaacaataaaaatatttgaagagcaGTGCCAGACACAAGAAAGATACAGTAAGGAATACATTGAAAAATTTaaatgggaaggaaatgaaaaagaaatacaaag AATTATGCAAAACTGTGAAAAACTGAAGTCTCGAATAAGTGAAATTGTGGACAGCAGGTGTAGATTAGAAGAGGATTTAAAGAAGCAAGCAGCTGAATATAGAGAGATAGACAAGCGTATGAACAGCATTAAGCCAGACCTCATACAGTTGAGGAAGACAAGAGATCAGTACTTGAT GTGGCTGACTCAAAAAGGTGTACGGCAAAAGAAACTGAATGAATGGcttagaaatgaaaatacagtaga GTAG
- the LOC135577184 gene encoding phosphatidylinositol 3-kinase regulatory subunit alpha-like isoform X2: MKRTAIEAFNETIKIFEEQCQTQERYSKEYIEKFKWEGNEKEIQRIMQNCEKLKSRISEIVDSRCRLEEDLKKQAAEYREIDKRMNSIKPDLIQLRKTRDQYLMWLTQKGVRQKKLNEWLRNENTVEGDSIGMVLLVSPTQHRVEVQSEKAQATAFQSVWVITPHQVVKPGVILAEGAGATAYVLLEGEDAPVFHLYHRLARRAL; this comes from the exons ATGAAAAGAACAGCTATTGAAGCATTtaatgaaacaataaaaatatttgaagagcaGTGCCAGACACAAGAAAGATACAGTAAGGAATACATTGAAAAATTTaaatgggaaggaaatgaaaaagaaatacaaag AATTATGCAAAACTGTGAAAAACTGAAGTCTCGAATAAGTGAAATTGTGGACAGCAGGTGTAGATTAGAAGAGGATTTAAAGAAGCAAGCAGCTGAATATAGAGAGATAGACAAGCGTATGAACAGCATTAAGCCAGACCTCATACAGTTGAGGAAGACAAGAGATCAGTACTTGAT GTGGCTGACTCAAAAAGGTGTACGGCAAAAGAAACTGAATGAATGGcttagaaatgaaaatacagtaga AGGAGACAGCATTGGAATGGTGTTATTGGTGTCGCCAACCCAACATCGTGTTGAAGTTCAATCTGAGAAAGCACAGGCCACGGCTTTCCAGTCTGTGTGGGTAATTACCCCACACCAGGTTGTCAAACCCGGAGTAATActagctgaaggagctggagcaacAGCGTATGTATTATTGGAAGGAGAAGATGCCCCTGTTTTCCACCTTTATCACAGATTGGCTCGTCGTGCCTTGTAA
- the LOC135577184 gene encoding phosphatidylinositol 3-kinase regulatory subunit alpha-like isoform X3, which yields MKRTAIEAFNETIKIFEEQCQTQERYSKEYIEKFKWEGNEKEIQRIMQNCEKLKSRISEIVDSRCRLEEDLKKQAAEYREIDKRMNSIKPDLIQLRKTRDQYLMWLTQKGVRQKKLNEWLRNENTVETTQRKSQA from the exons ATGAAAAGAACAGCTATTGAAGCATTtaatgaaacaataaaaatatttgaagagcaGTGCCAGACACAAGAAAGATACAGTAAGGAATACATTGAAAAATTTaaatgggaaggaaatgaaaaagaaatacaaag AATTATGCAAAACTGTGAAAAACTGAAGTCTCGAATAAGTGAAATTGTGGACAGCAGGTGTAGATTAGAAGAGGATTTAAAGAAGCAAGCAGCTGAATATAGAGAGATAGACAAGCGTATGAACAGCATTAAGCCAGACCTCATACAGTTGAGGAAGACAAGAGATCAGTACTTGAT GTGGCTGACTCAAAAAGGTGTACGGCAAAAGAAACTGAATGAATGGcttagaaatgaaaatacagtaga GACAACACAGAGGAAATCTCAAGCCTAG